A stretch of DNA from Williamwhitmania taraxaci:
GGTGAAGGCGTTATTTTATTACGCCTAGTTTTTTGCCAACCTTAGTAAAGGCAGCAATGCATTTATCTAGGTGTTCCATTTCATGAGCTGCTGAAACTTGAACGCGGATACGTGCCTGCCCTTTTGGAACAACAGGGAAGTAGAACCCAATAACGTAGATACCTTCTTTAAGCAGTTCCGCAGCCATGTCCTGCGAGAGTTTTGCGTCGTAGAGCATTACAGCCACAATAGCGCTTTGGGTTGGTTTACAGTCGAATCCAGCCGCTATCATTTTCTCTGCAAAATATTTTGTATTTCTTACTAGCTTGTCGTGAAGTACATTGCTTTCCTCTAGCACGTTAAATGTTTCGATGCTTGCGCCAACAATAGACGGTGGAACCGAGTTGGAGAAAAGATAAGGGCGAGAGCGCTGGCGAAGAAGGTCAATAATTTCTTTTTTCCCAGTTGTGAAACCGCCACAACCACCGCCAAATGCTTTTCCTAAGGTTCCTGTGATGATGTCGATTTTACCGTGTAGCTTAAACTGCTCGGTTACGCCCCTTCCGGTAGGCCCTACAACGCCGGCTGAGTGGCTTTCGTCCACCATAATCATGGCGTTATACTTTTCTGCTAATGCGTAGATTTTGTCGAGCGGGCACACGTTGCCGTCCATGGAGAAAACACCATCGGTAACGATCAAGCGGAAGCGCTGGGCCTGTGCCAGTTTAAGTTGCTCTTCCAGATCTTCCATGTTGGCGTTGGAATAGCGATACCTTACTGCTTTGCAAAGGCGCACTCCGTCGATGATGGAGGCGTGGTTAAGAGAATCGGATATTATGGCATCCTCCTCGCCGAGAAGTGGCTCAAAAACGCCACCGTTGGCATCGAAACAGGCTATGTATAGGATGGTGTCTTCTGTTCCGAAGTAGTGGGATATGCGTTTTTCCAACTCTTTGTGAGAATCTTGTGTTCCGCATATAAACCTTACCGAAGACATGCCAAATCCGTGGGTGTCGAGCGATTTTTTTGCTGCGGCCAGTAGGCGAGGATGGTCGGATAGCCCAAGGTAGTTGTTGGCGCAAAAGTTCAACACTTGTTGGCCTGTGTTTATTTTGATCTCGGCATTTTGAGGAGATACGATTACTCTTTCATTCTTATACAAACCAGCCTCTTCTATTTCTTTAAGCTGCTGTTGGAGATGATCTTTAAATTTACCGTACATAGCGAGTTGTCTTAGATGAACTGTTTCTCAAAATTAAGAATAATATCCTTCCGTGTTACAGTGCAAACGATTTCTTAATGAATAGACAAATTAACCGAATTAACTCGACAATCTTTTTGTAAGGGAATTTAAATTTTAGTGGTAAAATATGTTTGGCAGCAACTTTTAGGTCAAAAACACTGACTCCGTTCGTCAAAAAAAAATATTTTTTTTGACGAGTATGATTCCTGATCGCCCTGTAATTATTAGTTGTTTGGTGCAAGCGACTGTTTATCAATTGTTGGTAATGTGCGAACGGAGTTGTTTTATATCCTCCAATTGCTATATTCGCATGTCACCAATGTTCATTTTCCAAAGTGTAATACTTCTTGCTATGCCATATCGTCGACTACCAAACACAGACAGTTCCCGGTTAAAAGCGTTAAAAACTGCTTATCGTAAAGGGAAAGACCTTCCTCCCGTTAAACTTGCGTTTAGTCAAAGTACATCGCAGCGAGTTCAGTTGTTTATTAACAGTTTTGATATGGCCATGGATCGCTACAAAAAGGTTTATGAAATTCAGGTGAAGTATAACAAAGATTATACTTCCGTTACCAAGAAGGCTCGTCTTTACCTATCGCACTTTATTCAGGTTCTTAATATGGCGATTCAGCGGGGCGACCATAAAGTTGCTATCCGAGCATTCTATGGTTTAGAAGATTACAACAACCGTCTTCCTTCGTTAACTACCGACAGGGAATTGGTTGAGTGGGGTATTAAAATCATTACTGGAGAAACTCAGCGAACGTCCAAAGGGATGGCTCCTATTATGAATCCCAGTATTGCAATGGTGAAGGTGTGGTTTGAGAATTTCGAGGAGGCCTACAAACAGCAAAAGGTGTTTCAGCAAAATACAGCACGCGCACAAGCCGAGTTGGATGGTTTACGGAATACTGCCGATGATATTATTCTGAATATATGGAATGAGGTGGAGGCTACCTTTAAGGACTTATCCGACGATACGCGACGGGAGAAAGCCAAAGATTATGGCGTGGTATATATTTTTAGGAAAAACGAAATTCAGGGGTTGTCTCTACTCCATCGATCGATGCAAGGGATGCTATAGTATTTTCTTTTAAAAGAGAACGCCGAACCATTTGGTTCGGCATTTTTTGTGTTTAGGCGGGCTTCAGTCGGTTTTTTTCATCTTTATGGATAGTATACAGCACCAATCCCACGGCCAGCAATGAGATTAATATAGTCCAGGGCGAAACTAGATCGGCTTCGTATGTTTCCGGATTTTGGGTTATTGTTCCAGTTTTGTATAGATAGAATGCGAGTACAACCATGGAGTTGTTAATAAAATGCGCGAAAATTGGAACCCAAAGACTCTTGGAGAATAGGAATAGATAGCCAAATAGACCACCAAGAAAAAGGCGAGGAATAAAGCCTTGGAACTGGAAGTGAACAGCACTGAAAAGCGCGGCAGATAACCATATTGCCAGATGGTCATTTTTTGTCCAGTCGGAAAATATACGCTGAAATAATCCTCGAAACAGAAACTCCTCTGCAATTGCAGGGAGTACTGCTACCAAGAATAGGTTGAATACCAATCCGCCGATGGTTTTTACGCCCAAAAATGCTATTGTGAGTTTTTCCACTCGTGCCTCTGTTTCCAAAGCCCATTGTGGCATTGGAATTAACTCGTTTATATCGCTGAGCAAACGAATAACGGGAGA
This window harbors:
- a CDS encoding CPBP family intramembrane glutamic endopeptidase, which gives rise to MISNRFITLSNGSRFSIAIIFIVFSMFLVVGLTDLLGFGALLDGSAINTPEGITAMKVSQMVQTIVMFLLPAILLALVFSPTPLAYLGINRGAMAKTFLLTLLLALSISPVIRLLSDINELIPMPQWALETEARVEKLTIAFLGVKTIGGLVFNLFLVAVLPAIAEEFLFRGLFQRIFSDWTKNDHLAIWLSAALFSAVHFQFQGFIPRLFLGGLFGYLFLFSKSLWVPIFAHFINNSMVVLAFYLYKTGTITQNPETYEADLVSPWTILISLLAVGLVLYTIHKDEKNRLKPA
- the kbl gene encoding glycine C-acetyltransferase, with translation MYGKFKDHLQQQLKEIEEAGLYKNERVIVSPQNAEIKINTGQQVLNFCANNYLGLSDHPRLLAAAKKSLDTHGFGMSSVRFICGTQDSHKELEKRISHYFGTEDTILYIACFDANGGVFEPLLGEEDAIISDSLNHASIIDGVRLCKAVRYRYSNANMEDLEEQLKLAQAQRFRLIVTDGVFSMDGNVCPLDKIYALAEKYNAMIMVDESHSAGVVGPTGRGVTEQFKLHGKIDIITGTLGKAFGGGCGGFTTGKKEIIDLLRQRSRPYLFSNSVPPSIVGASIETFNVLEESNVLHDKLVRNTKYFAEKMIAAGFDCKPTQSAIVAVMLYDAKLSQDMAAELLKEGIYVIGFYFPVVPKGQARIRVQVSAAHEMEHLDKCIAAFTKVGKKLGVIK